In one Fibrobacter sp. genomic region, the following are encoded:
- a CDS encoding DUF763 domain-containing protein: MKRSGTADLPLHYGTVPQWLSERMTALGREIIRAIVEDYGPEEVLRRLSDPFWFQALGCVLGMDWHSSGITTSVMGALKRAINPLSGELGIFVCGGRGKHSLRTPQELMDVSGRTGLDGDSLVRASRLSAKVDNTCILDGFSLYLHTFILSRSGEWTVVQQGMNQDTRMARRYHWHSKNIRSFVDDPHTAVVGKNQGLITNLSDSRASANRNGITEFLLQHPDTQLRELRRLTMPGPHQIRPEHVNSKRLGAVLTLAYEKQYREFTDILLLRGVGPRTIQSLSLVSEIIHGAPGRFDDPARFAFAHGGKDGAPFPVPLKVYDESISVLRNAVNRARIGRSDKLKAVGVLSRLTMAIEKKHEPFADVNKVIRHEWKRSSEYGGMTIKGPVDPQM, encoded by the coding sequence ATGAAACGCTCTGGAACTGCTGACCTTCCCCTTCATTATGGAACTGTACCTCAATGGCTCTCAGAGCGCATGACCGCCCTGGGAAGGGAGATTATCCGTGCGATTGTGGAGGACTACGGGCCTGAAGAGGTTCTGCGGAGGCTCTCTGATCCCTTCTGGTTCCAGGCTTTAGGATGTGTCCTGGGGATGGACTGGCACTCCTCCGGAATAACCACCTCTGTTATGGGCGCACTCAAAAGGGCGATAAATCCTCTTTCCGGTGAACTGGGGATATTTGTATGCGGCGGCAGAGGCAAGCATTCCCTGCGTACGCCTCAGGAATTGATGGATGTTTCGGGGAGAACCGGACTCGATGGCGATTCCCTTGTAAGGGCATCGAGACTGAGCGCAAAGGTGGATAACACCTGCATTCTAGATGGATTCAGCCTTTATCTTCACACGTTTATCCTGTCCCGAAGCGGGGAGTGGACCGTGGTTCAGCAAGGGATGAATCAGGACACCCGTATGGCACGGAGATACCACTGGCATTCAAAAAACATCAGATCTTTTGTCGATGATCCCCACACTGCGGTGGTCGGTAAAAACCAGGGCCTGATCACAAATCTCAGCGACAGCCGCGCATCGGCAAACAGGAATGGTATCACCGAATTCCTCCTCCAGCATCCTGACACTCAGCTCCGTGAGCTCCGCAGACTTACCATGCCCGGACCGCATCAGATCCGGCCTGAGCATGTAAACTCAAAACGTCTGGGCGCGGTTCTGACTCTCGCTTACGAAAAACAGTACCGGGAGTTTACCGATATACTGCTGCTCCGGGGGGTGGGGCCCCGTACGATCCAGTCCCTCTCTCTTGTCAGTGAGATCATACATGGCGCACCGGGGCGTTTTGATGATCCGGCGAGGTTTGCTTTTGCCCACGGGGGTAAAGATGGGGCTCCGTTTCCGGTTCCCCTGAAAGTTTACGATGAGAGCATATCTGTGCTTCGCAATGCAGTAAACAGGGCCAGAATCGGAAGGAGCGATAAGCTAAAGGCTGTTGGGGTGCTCTCCCGTCTGACGATGGCAATAGAAAAGAAACACGAACCTTTTGCCGATGTGAATAAGGTT